A stretch of Rhinopithecus roxellana isolate Shanxi Qingling chromosome 12, ASM756505v1, whole genome shotgun sequence DNA encodes these proteins:
- the LOC115892348 gene encoding cytochrome c oxidase subunit 7C, mitochondrial-like produces MLGHSIRRFTTSVVVSHRSHYEEGPGKNLPFSVENKWALLVKTCLYFGSAFAAPFLIVRHQLLKS; encoded by the coding sequence ATGTTGGGCCACAGCATCCGGAGGTTCACAACCTCTGTGGTTGTGAGCCACAGGAGCCACTATGAGGAGGGCCCTGGGAAGAATTTGCCATTTTCAGTGGAAAACAAGTGGGCGTTACTAGTTAAGACGTGTTTGTACTTTGGATCTGCATTTGCTGCACCCTTCCTTATAGTAAGACACCAACTGCTTAAATCATAA